The following are encoded together in the Erwinia sp. E602 genome:
- the lepA gene encoding translation elongation factor 4 — translation MKHIRNFSIIAHIDHGKSTLSDRLIQICGGLSEREMAAQVLDSMDLERERGITIKAQSVTLDYHAQNGETYQLNFIDTPGHVDFSYEVSRSLAACEGALLVVDAGQGVEAQTLANCYTAMEMDLEVVPVLNKIDLPAADPDRAAQEIEDIVGIDATDAVRCSAKTGVGVPDVLERLVRDIPPPEGDPEGPLQALIIDSWFDNYLGVVSLVRIKNGTLRKGEKIKVMSTGQTYNADRLGIFTPKRVDTDVLNCGEVGWLVCAIKDILGAPVGDTLTLARNPAEKALPGFKKVKPQVYAGLFPISSDDYEAFRDALGKLSLNDASLFYEPESSTALGFGFRCGFLGLLHMEIIQERLEREYDLELITTAPTVVYEVETTDGAVVYVDSPGKLPALNSILELREPIAECHMLLPQEFLGNVITLCIEKRGVQTNMVYHGNQVALTYEIPMAEVVLDFFDRLKSTSRGYASLDYNFKRFQASDMVRVDVLINSERVDALALITHRDNSQYRGRELVEKMKELIPRQQFDIAIQAAIGAHIIARSTVKQLRKNVLAKCYGGDVSRKKKLLQKQKDGKKRMKQVGNVELPQEAFLAILHVGKESK, via the coding sequence ATGAAGCACATAAGAAACTTTTCAATCATCGCGCACATCGACCACGGTAAATCCACGCTCTCCGACCGTCTGATTCAGATTTGCGGTGGCCTGAGCGAACGTGAAATGGCTGCACAGGTTCTGGATTCAATGGATTTAGAACGCGAGCGCGGCATCACCATCAAAGCGCAAAGCGTGACCCTCGATTATCACGCGCAGAACGGTGAAACTTACCAGCTCAATTTTATCGACACCCCAGGCCACGTGGACTTCTCCTATGAAGTGTCCCGTTCGCTGGCGGCCTGCGAAGGCGCGCTGCTGGTGGTGGATGCCGGGCAGGGCGTGGAAGCGCAGACCCTGGCAAACTGCTACACCGCGATGGAAATGGATCTGGAAGTGGTGCCGGTTCTGAACAAAATTGACCTGCCAGCGGCCGATCCCGATCGTGCGGCGCAGGAAATTGAAGATATTGTCGGCATTGATGCTACCGACGCGGTGCGTTGCTCGGCGAAAACCGGCGTTGGCGTGCCTGACGTGCTGGAGCGCCTGGTGCGCGACATCCCGCCGCCGGAAGGCGATCCGGAAGGCCCGCTGCAGGCGCTGATTATCGACTCCTGGTTCGATAACTACCTGGGCGTAGTGTCGCTGGTGCGTATAAAGAACGGTACCCTGCGCAAGGGCGAAAAAATTAAGGTAATGAGCACCGGTCAGACCTATAACGCTGACCGTCTGGGCATCTTCACGCCGAAGCGCGTTGATACCGACGTGCTGAACTGCGGCGAAGTGGGCTGGCTGGTCTGTGCGATCAAAGACATCCTCGGCGCGCCGGTCGGTGATACGCTGACCCTGGCACGTAACCCGGCGGAAAAAGCGCTGCCAGGCTTCAAAAAAGTGAAGCCGCAGGTTTACGCCGGCCTGTTCCCGATCAGCTCTGACGATTACGAAGCCTTCCGCGACGCGCTCGGCAAGCTGAGCCTCAACGACGCCTCACTGTTCTACGAGCCGGAAAGCTCCACCGCGCTGGGCTTCGGCTTCCGCTGTGGCTTCCTCGGCCTGCTGCACATGGAGATCATCCAGGAGCGTCTGGAGCGCGAGTACGACCTGGAGCTGATCACCACCGCACCGACCGTGGTCTACGAAGTGGAAACCACCGACGGTGCCGTGGTCTACGTTGACAGCCCGGGCAAACTGCCGGCGCTGAACAGCATCCTTGAGCTGCGCGAGCCGATCGCCGAGTGTCATATGCTGCTGCCGCAGGAGTTCCTCGGCAACGTGATCACCCTGTGTATCGAAAAACGCGGCGTGCAGACCAACATGGTTTACCACGGTAACCAGGTGGCGCTGACCTATGAAATCCCGATGGCCGAAGTGGTGCTCGACTTCTTTGACCGTCTGAAGTCCACCTCACGCGGTTACGCGTCGCTGGACTACAATTTCAAACGCTTCCAGGCCTCTGATATGGTGCGCGTCGACGTGCTGATCAACAGCGAGCGCGTGGATGCGCTGGCGCTGATCACCCACCGTGACAACTCGCAGTACCGTGGCCGTGAACTGGTAGAGAAGATGAAAGAGCTGATCCCTCGCCAGCAGTTTGATATTGCAATTCAGGCAGCGATCGGCGCACACATCATTGCCCGTTCAACCGTAAAACAGCTGCGTAAAAACGTGCTGGCCAAGTGCTACGGCGGCGACGTCAGCCGTAAGAAAAAGCTGCTGCAGAAGCAGAAAGACGGTAAGAAGCGCATGAAGCAGGTGGGTAACGTTGAGCTGCCGCAGGAAGCGTTCCTTGCCATTCTGCACGTGGGTAAAGAGAGTAAATAA
- the lepB gene encoding signal peptidase I has translation MANMFALILAIATLITGIIWCVDKFKWAPARRAKRAAAQTAGEEQSKAYKQPGWVETAASVFPVLFFVFIVRSFAYEPFQIPSGSMMPTLLIGDFILVEKYAYGIKDPITQTTLIPTGHPKRGDIAVFKYPKDPSVDYIKRVIGLPGDRVTYDPLSKTVSIAPGCTTSASCTSALAVTYSDVEPSDFIQTFNGYGGNESGNGFFQKPQGETLQGGLRLATRNETLGDVTHRILLVTQAPSQPGAYYQQPGQPQSSWVVPEGMYFMMGDNRDNSADSRYWGFVPERNLVGKATAIWMSFEKQEGEWPTGVRLSRIGGIH, from the coding sequence ATGGCTAATATGTTCGCCCTGATTCTGGCGATAGCGACGTTGATCACCGGTATTATCTGGTGCGTGGATAAGTTCAAATGGGCACCGGCTCGTCGCGCGAAACGCGCGGCGGCGCAGACTGCCGGCGAAGAGCAGAGCAAGGCTTATAAACAGCCGGGCTGGGTGGAAACCGCCGCGTCGGTTTTCCCGGTACTGTTCTTTGTGTTTATCGTGCGCTCTTTTGCTTATGAGCCTTTCCAGATCCCGTCCGGTTCGATGATGCCGACGCTGCTGATCGGCGACTTTATCCTGGTGGAGAAGTACGCTTACGGCATTAAAGATCCAATAACCCAGACCACGCTGATCCCAACCGGGCATCCTAAGCGCGGCGATATCGCGGTATTTAAATACCCGAAAGACCCAAGCGTGGACTACATTAAGCGGGTGATCGGCCTGCCGGGCGACCGGGTGACTTACGATCCGCTGAGCAAAACGGTGTCAATCGCTCCGGGTTGTACCACAAGCGCCAGCTGCACCAGCGCACTTGCGGTCACTTACTCAGACGTTGAGCCGAGCGACTTTATCCAGACCTTTAACGGTTACGGCGGCAATGAATCCGGCAACGGGTTCTTCCAGAAGCCACAGGGTGAAACCCTGCAGGGCGGCCTGCGTTTAGCCACCCGCAATGAAACCCTGGGCGACGTGACGCACCGTATTCTGCTGGTCACCCAGGCGCCAAGCCAGCCGGGTGCTTATTACCAGCAGCCGGGACAGCCGCAGTCGAGCTGGGTGGTGCCCGAAGGCATGTACTTCATGATGGGTGACAACCGCGATAACAGCGCGGACAGCCGTTACTGGGGCTTTGTGCCGGAGCGTAATCTGGTCGGTAAGGCTACCGCGATCTGGATGAGTTTCGAAAAACAGGAAGGTGAATGGCCGACCGGCGTCCGTCTCAGCCGGATTGGTGGTATTCACTAA
- the rnc gene encoding ribonuclease III: MNPIVINKLQRKLGYTFTHQDLLQQALTHRSASSKHNERLEFLGDSILSYVIANALYHRFPRVDEGDMSRMRATLVRGNTLAEMAREFDLGECLRLGPGELKSGGYRRESILADTVEALIGGVFLDSDIQTIEQLILSWYASRLEQISPGDKQKDPKTRLQEFLQGRHLPLPSYLVVQVRGEAHDQEFTIHCQVSGMADPVVGTGSSRRKAEQAAAEQALIKLGIE; this comes from the coding sequence ATGAACCCCATCGTAATTAACAAGCTCCAGCGTAAGCTGGGCTACACTTTTACTCATCAGGACCTGTTACAGCAGGCGCTCACCCACCGCAGCGCCAGCAGTAAGCATAACGAAAGACTGGAATTCCTCGGCGATTCGATTTTGAGTTACGTCATTGCTAACGCGCTCTATCACCGTTTTCCCCGCGTGGATGAAGGCGATATGAGCCGCATGCGTGCCACGCTGGTGCGTGGTAACACGCTGGCTGAGATGGCACGGGAATTTGACCTTGGCGAGTGTCTGCGCCTGGGACCGGGTGAGCTGAAAAGCGGCGGCTACCGTCGTGAATCGATCCTGGCTGACACCGTGGAGGCGCTGATCGGTGGCGTCTTCCTCGACAGTGACATCCAGACCATCGAGCAACTGATCCTCAGCTGGTACGCCAGCCGTCTGGAGCAGATCAGCCCGGGAGATAAGCAAAAGGATCCAAAAACGCGTCTGCAGGAGTTTCTGCAGGGTCGCCATCTGCCGCTGCCCTCCTATCTGGTGGTGCAGGTGCGTGGCGAAGCGCACGATCAGGAATTTACTATTCACTGCCAGGTGAGCGGTATGGCAGATCCGGTGGTGGGCACCGGATCCAGCCGTCGCAAAGCTGAGCAGGCAGCGGCCGAACAGGCGCTGATTAAGCTGGGAATTGAATGA
- the era gene encoding GTPase Era — translation MNEQTTHCGFIAIVGRPNVGKSTLLNQLLGQKISITSRKPQTTRHRIMGIHTEGAYQAIYVDTPGLHMEEKRAINRLMNRAASSSIGDVELVIFVVEGTRWTPDDEMVLNKLKDGKVPVLLAINKVDNITDKSILLPHLQFLSEQMNFMDVVPISAEKGNNVDTIASIVRKLLPAAEHHFPEEYVTDRSQRFMASEIIREKLMRFLGAELPYSVTVEIEQFVSNERGGYDINGLILVEREGQKKMVIGNKGAKIKTIGIEARRDMEEMFEAKVHLELWVKVKSGWADDERALRSLGYTDDL, via the coding sequence ATGAACGAACAAACTACCCATTGCGGCTTTATTGCTATCGTCGGCCGCCCGAACGTCGGTAAATCGACCTTACTGAACCAGTTGCTGGGTCAGAAGATTTCTATTACCTCGCGCAAACCGCAGACCACGCGTCACCGCATTATGGGCATCCATACGGAAGGGGCGTATCAGGCGATCTACGTCGATACCCCCGGCCTGCATATGGAAGAAAAAAGGGCGATCAACCGCCTGATGAACCGCGCCGCCAGCAGCTCGATCGGCGACGTCGAGCTGGTGATCTTCGTGGTTGAAGGCACCCGCTGGACTCCGGACGACGAGATGGTGCTGAACAAGCTGAAAGATGGCAAAGTGCCGGTGCTGCTGGCGATCAACAAGGTCGACAACATCACTGATAAAAGCATTCTGCTGCCGCACCTGCAGTTCCTCAGCGAGCAGATGAACTTTATGGACGTGGTGCCGATCTCTGCCGAGAAGGGCAACAACGTCGACACCATCGCCAGCATTGTGCGCAAGCTGCTGCCGGCCGCGGAGCACCACTTCCCGGAAGAGTACGTGACCGACCGTTCGCAGCGCTTTATGGCCTCGGAGATCATCCGCGAGAAACTGATGCGCTTCCTCGGTGCCGAGCTGCCGTATTCGGTGACGGTTGAGATCGAGCAGTTCGTCAGCAACGAGCGCGGCGGCTACGATATCAACGGCCTGATCCTCGTGGAGCGCGAAGGTCAGAAGAAGATGGTGATTGGCAACAAAGGGGCCAAAATCAAAACCATCGGGATTGAAGCCCGTCGCGATATGGAAGAGATGTTCGAGGCGAAAGTGCACCTTGAGCTGTGGGTGAAAGTGAAGTCGGGCTGGGCGGATGATGAACGCGCCTTACGCAGCCTGGGCTACACCGACGACCTCTGA
- the recO gene encoding DNA repair protein RecO, whose amino-acid sequence MDGWQRAFVLHSRPWSETSLLLDLFSEQHGRVRVLAKGARSKRSSLKGALQPFTPLLVRWGGRGEVKTLRGAEPVSLALPLSGTTLYCGLYVNELLSRVLEHETAFSELFFDYLHCIQALAATADSPEPALRRFELAMLGHLGYGVDFLHCAGSGEEVADGMTYSYREEKGFIASLVTGHRSFTGRQLRALWQREFPDADTLRAAKRFTRMALKPYLGGRPLKSTELFRQFVPKKRAAAAPSGDE is encoded by the coding sequence ATGGACGGCTGGCAACGCGCCTTTGTCCTGCACTCGCGGCCATGGAGCGAAACCAGCCTGCTGCTCGATCTGTTCTCTGAGCAGCATGGCCGGGTACGGGTGCTGGCGAAAGGCGCCCGATCCAAACGCTCCAGCCTGAAAGGGGCGTTACAGCCGTTTACGCCGCTGCTGGTCCGCTGGGGCGGCCGCGGTGAAGTCAAAACGCTGCGCGGTGCCGAACCGGTATCGCTGGCGCTGCCGCTCAGCGGCACCACGCTCTACTGCGGCCTCTACGTTAACGAGCTGCTCTCCCGCGTGCTGGAGCACGAAACCGCCTTCAGCGAACTGTTCTTCGACTACCTGCACTGCATCCAGGCGCTGGCCGCCACGGCCGATTCGCCCGAACCCGCTTTACGCCGTTTTGAACTGGCGATGCTTGGCCACCTTGGCTACGGCGTCGACTTTCTGCACTGCGCCGGCAGCGGCGAGGAAGTGGCCGACGGTATGACCTACAGCTACCGCGAAGAGAAGGGCTTTATCGCCAGCCTGGTAACCGGCCACCGCAGCTTTACCGGCCGGCAGCTGCGCGCGCTGTGGCAGCGCGAATTTCCCGACGCCGATACCCTGCGCGCCGCCAAACGCTTCACCCGCATGGCGCTGAAACCCTACCTGGGCGGGCGGCCGCTGAAAAGTACCGAACTGTTCCGCCAGTTTGTGCCGAAAAAACGCGCGGCCGCTGCACCATCCGGCGACGAATAG
- the pdxJ gene encoding pyridoxine 5'-phosphate synthase gives MAELLLGVNIDHVATVRNARGTNYPDPVQAAFVSEQAGADGITVHLREDRRHITDRDVRILRETIQTRMNLEMAVTDEMVAIALEVQPQFCCLVPEKREEVTTEGGLDVAGQQEKVTAAVARLSAAGILVSLFIDADRLQIDAAVAAGAPYIEIHTGAYAEAPEGPQRDAELARIAEAATYAAGKGLKVNAGHGLTYHNVQAIALLPEIFELNIGHAIIGRAVFSGLAAAVQEMKQLLREARR, from the coding sequence ATGGCTGAACTGTTGTTAGGCGTTAATATCGATCACGTTGCCACGGTGCGTAACGCGCGCGGCACAAATTATCCTGACCCGGTGCAGGCGGCATTTGTCTCCGAGCAGGCGGGCGCGGACGGCATTACCGTGCACCTGCGCGAAGATCGTCGCCATATTACCGATCGCGACGTGCGCATCCTGCGTGAGACTATCCAGACGCGGATGAACCTTGAAATGGCGGTCACCGATGAGATGGTGGCGATCGCCCTTGAGGTACAGCCGCAGTTCTGCTGCCTGGTGCCGGAGAAACGCGAAGAGGTAACCACCGAAGGCGGCCTCGACGTCGCCGGTCAGCAGGAAAAAGTGACGGCGGCGGTCGCGCGTCTCAGCGCCGCCGGTATCCTGGTGTCGCTGTTTATTGATGCCGATCGCCTGCAGATTGACGCGGCGGTGGCGGCCGGTGCGCCTTATATTGAAATTCATACCGGTGCCTACGCCGAAGCGCCGGAAGGACCGCAGCGTGACGCGGAGCTGGCGCGTATCGCCGAAGCGGCCACCTACGCGGCCGGCAAAGGGCTGAAGGTTAACGCCGGCCACGGCCTGACCTACCACAACGTGCAGGCCATCGCGCTGCTGCCGGAGATCTTTGAGCTGAATATCGGCCACGCGATTATCGGTCGCGCGGTGTTCAGCGGGCTGGCCGCGGCGGTGCAGGAGATGAAACAGCTGCTGCGCGAAGCGCGTCGCTAA
- the acpS gene encoding holo-ACP synthase yields the protein MAILGLGTDIVEIARIEGVISRSGDRLAKRVLSANEWAQYQAHQQPVRFLAKRFAVKEAAAKAFGTGIRGGLAFNQFEVYNDELGKPGLRFFLHAQELAQKLGVAHVHVTLADERHYACATVIIES from the coding sequence ATGGCGATCCTCGGCCTCGGCACCGACATCGTGGAGATCGCCCGCATTGAAGGGGTGATCTCCCGCTCCGGCGACCGGCTGGCAAAGCGGGTGCTCAGCGCCAACGAGTGGGCGCAGTATCAGGCCCATCAGCAGCCGGTGCGCTTTCTCGCCAAGCGCTTTGCGGTCAAAGAGGCGGCGGCAAAAGCCTTCGGCACCGGCATTCGCGGTGGCCTGGCGTTTAACCAGTTCGAAGTCTACAACGATGAACTGGGTAAACCCGGGCTGCGCTTTTTCCTGCATGCGCAGGAGCTGGCGCAGAAGCTCGGCGTGGCGCACGTCCACGTTACGCTCGCCGACGAGCGGCACTACGCCTGTGCCACGGTGATTATTGAAAGTTAA
- a CDS encoding YfhL family 4Fe-4S dicluster ferredoxin: MSLLITTRCINCDMCEPECPNAAISFGAEFYEIDGDRCTECVGHYEVPTCQQVCPIDNTIISDPQRVEDNAQLWEKFVMLHHSTELAR; encoded by the coding sequence ATGTCTTTACTGATCACCACCCGCTGCATCAACTGTGATATGTGCGAACCCGAATGCCCGAACGCGGCAATTAGCTTTGGCGCGGAGTTCTACGAAATTGACGGCGATCGCTGTACCGAGTGCGTCGGCCACTACGAGGTGCCGACCTGCCAGCAGGTCTGCCCGATCGATAACACCATTATCAGCGATCCGCAGCGCGTGGAGGATAATGCACAGCTGTGGGAGAAATTCGTGATGCTGCATCATTCAACGGAGCTGGCCCGCTAA
- a CDS encoding MurR/RpiR family transcriptional regulator — translation MSSLLRIRQLYPSLALNERRLADYLLSQPDRARHLSSQKLADESGVSQSSVVKFAQKLGYKGFPALKMALSESLSDKEAITVHNHILSDDSLKVVGEKLFTEKQSAIRATLDINSEEMLLETLRLLKNANRIVLVGIGASGLVAKDFSWKLMKIGISAVAEQDMHALLASVQALAPGDVLLAISYTGERREINLAAQEAQRIGATVLAFTGFTPNTLQQSASHCLYTVAEEQTTRSAAISSTTAQLALTDLLFMALVQRDPERASSHIRHSEALVKKLI, via the coding sequence ATGAGTTCACTGCTGCGTATTCGTCAGCTGTATCCCAGCCTGGCTTTGAATGAGCGTCGCCTGGCGGATTATCTGCTGTCGCAGCCGGACCGTGCCCGCCACCTGAGTTCGCAGAAGCTGGCCGATGAGTCGGGCGTCAGCCAGTCAAGCGTGGTTAAGTTCGCGCAGAAGCTGGGGTATAAAGGCTTTCCGGCGCTGAAGATGGCGCTGAGCGAGTCGCTGTCAGACAAAGAGGCGATCACCGTACATAACCATATCCTCAGCGACGACTCGCTGAAGGTGGTCGGTGAGAAACTCTTTACCGAGAAACAGTCGGCGATCCGCGCCACGCTGGATATCAACAGCGAGGAGATGCTGCTGGAGACGCTGCGCCTGCTGAAGAACGCCAACCGTATCGTGCTGGTCGGCATTGGTGCCTCGGGGCTGGTGGCGAAAGATTTCTCGTGGAAGCTGATGAAAATCGGCATCAGCGCGGTGGCCGAGCAGGATATGCACGCGCTGCTGGCCAGCGTGCAGGCGCTGGCGCCGGGCGACGTACTGCTGGCAATTTCCTACACCGGTGAGCGGCGAGAGATCAATCTGGCGGCGCAGGAAGCCCAGCGCATCGGAGCCACGGTGCTGGCCTTTACCGGCTTTACCCCTAACACCCTGCAGCAGTCGGCGAGCCACTGCCTCTACACGGTGGCCGAAGAGCAGACCACGCGTAGCGCGGCGATCTCCTCCACTACCGCCCAGCTGGCGCTGACCGACCTGCTGTTTATGGCGCTGGTACAGCGCGATCCGGAACGCGCCTCCAGCCATATTCGCCACAGCGAAGCGCTGGTGAAAAAGCTGATTTGA
- a CDS encoding pentapeptide repeat-containing protein, translating into MFMNSVHQGANAFAFSNRIITAESHRLSRASGTSRIEHCTLTQVHLDCTNAVNAGSLITVDNSRLSDCTLQTTGALAIAHGHMQRCRLSVEGLLRITASHLRCCHLRLQPGSGLIVEDNDCDVLNIDGTGGFSHTFTLQGLFTRSRFKGLLIAGGQLQAIFYRTLWRDTLVRHSVLNHSLFNRCVLDDLRFHDCSFSGSTFSHCETGQKPLVFERCDLRGCRFIQIHPRQCRFIDCRGISAASFTL; encoded by the coding sequence ATGTTTATGAACTCTGTTCACCAGGGGGCGAATGCATTCGCCTTCAGCAACCGTATTATCACCGCAGAAAGCCACCGTCTGAGCCGTGCCAGCGGAACCTCACGCATTGAACACTGCACCCTGACCCAGGTTCACCTCGACTGCACTAATGCGGTCAACGCCGGTTCGCTGATTACGGTCGATAACAGCCGCCTCAGCGACTGTACGCTGCAAACCACCGGTGCACTGGCAATCGCTCACGGCCATATGCAGCGCTGCCGGCTGAGCGTAGAGGGGCTACTGCGCATCACGGCCAGCCACCTGCGCTGCTGCCACCTGCGGCTGCAGCCTGGTAGCGGGCTGATCGTTGAGGATAATGACTGCGACGTGCTGAACATCGACGGTACCGGTGGCTTTAGCCACACCTTTACTCTGCAGGGGCTGTTTACCCGCAGCCGCTTTAAGGGCCTGCTGATCGCCGGGGGCCAGTTGCAGGCGATCTTTTACCGCACGCTGTGGCGGGACACGCTGGTGCGCCACAGCGTGCTGAACCACTCGCTGTTTAACCGCTGCGTGCTCGACGACCTGCGTTTTCACGACTGCAGCTTTAGCGGCAGCACCTTTTCCCACTGTGAAACCGGGCAGAAACCGCTGGTGTTTGAGCGCTGCGATCTGCGCGGCTGCCGCTTTATTCAGATCCACCCGCGCCAGTGCCGTTTTATCGATTGCCGTGGAATCAGCGCTGCTTCCTTTACCCTGTAA
- the murQ gene encoding N-acetylmuramic acid 6-phosphate etherase, translating into MNLGALVSETRNPDTLDLDSLSTLAMVTKFNQQDATVAAAVGITLPQVAEAVDAAAAALASGGRLIYTGAGTSGRLGVLDASECPPTFGVPHGLVIGLIAGGPGALLKAVEGAEDDPQLGASDLQALNLTPQDMVVGLAASGRTPYVIGALRYARQLGCATAAVSCNPDSPIAREAAIAISPVVGPEALTGSTRLKSGTAQKLVLNMISTGAMVRVGKVYQNLMVDMQATNVKLVDRAQRMVIEATGCDAEQARAALKQAGSQVKTAILMILADISAGEAERRLAQHHGFLRAALQA; encoded by the coding sequence ATGAATCTCGGTGCGCTGGTCTCAGAAACGCGAAACCCGGACACGCTCGATCTCGACAGCCTGTCGACGCTGGCAATGGTGACCAAATTTAATCAGCAGGACGCTACGGTGGCTGCGGCGGTGGGTATTACGCTGCCGCAGGTGGCCGAGGCGGTGGATGCGGCGGCGGCGGCGCTGGCGTCGGGCGGGCGTCTGATCTATACCGGCGCGGGCACCAGCGGCCGGCTGGGCGTGCTGGATGCCTCCGAATGCCCGCCAACCTTCGGCGTGCCGCACGGCCTGGTGATTGGGCTGATCGCCGGTGGCCCCGGCGCGCTACTGAAGGCGGTGGAAGGGGCAGAAGATGACCCGCAGCTGGGGGCCAGCGACCTGCAGGCGTTAAACCTGACGCCGCAGGATATGGTGGTCGGCCTCGCCGCCTCGGGGCGTACCCCTTATGTGATCGGCGCGCTGCGCTACGCCCGCCAGCTCGGCTGCGCCACCGCCGCCGTCTCCTGTAACCCGGACTCGCCAATTGCCCGCGAAGCCGCCATCGCCATCTCGCCGGTGGTCGGCCCTGAAGCGCTGACCGGTTCGACGCGGCTGAAGTCCGGCACCGCGCAGAAGCTGGTGCTGAATATGATCTCCACCGGCGCGATGGTCAGGGTTGGCAAGGTCTATCAGAACCTGATGGTGGATATGCAGGCCACCAACGTCAAGCTGGTCGATCGCGCGCAGCGCATGGTGATCGAAGCCACCGGCTGTGACGCTGAACAGGCGCGGGCGGCCTTAAAGCAGGCCGGCAGCCAGGTGAAGACTGCGATCCTGATGATCCTCGCAGATATCAGCGCCGGGGAAGCTGAACGACGGCTGGCTCAGCATCACGGTTTTCTGCGGGCGGCGCTGCAGGCATAA
- the yfhb gene encoding phosphatidylglycerophosphatase C, whose product MTTGRERRVIFFDLDGTLHQQDMFGTYMRWLLWRQPLNLLLVLPLLPVTGAALLLKGRAARWPMSLLLWAITFGHSESRLLQREKQFAAWFRQRVTAFPVVQQRLTDYLNSDDADVWLITGSPQTLVEQVYFDSAFLPKVKLIASQMVAARGGRVLAMRCLGHEKVAQLEEQIGTPLQLYSGYSDSKQDNPLLFFCQHRFRVTPTGQLQQLE is encoded by the coding sequence TTGACGACTGGTCGGGAACGACGCGTAATTTTTTTTGATTTAGACGGTACCCTGCACCAGCAGGATATGTTTGGCACGTACATGCGCTGGCTGCTGTGGCGTCAGCCGCTTAACCTGCTGCTGGTACTGCCGCTGCTGCCGGTGACTGGCGCGGCGCTGCTGCTGAAAGGCCGTGCGGCGCGCTGGCCGATGAGCCTGCTGCTGTGGGCGATCACCTTTGGCCACAGCGAATCCCGGCTGCTGCAGCGTGAAAAGCAGTTTGCCGCCTGGTTCCGCCAGCGGGTGACCGCCTTTCCGGTGGTGCAGCAGCGCCTTACCGACTACCTTAACAGCGACGATGCCGACGTCTGGTTAATTACCGGCTCACCGCAGACGCTGGTGGAACAGGTCTATTTTGACTCGGCGTTTCTGCCCAAAGTAAAGCTGATCGCCAGCCAGATGGTGGCCGCCCGCGGTGGCCGCGTACTGGCGATGCGCTGCCTCGGCCATGAGAAGGTGGCGCAGCTTGAGGAACAGATCGGCACGCCGCTGCAGCTTTACAGCGGCTACAGCGACAGCAAGCAGGATAACCCGCTGCTGTTCTTCTGCCAGCACCGCTTCCGCGTAACGCCGACCGGTCAGCTACAGCAGCTGGAGTAA
- the tadA gene encoding tRNA adenosine(34) deaminase TadA produces MSDNNDEFWMRHALTLARRAWQEGEVPVGAVLVHEGRVIGEGWNRPIGHHDPTAHAEIMALRQGGKVIENYRLLDTTLYVTLEPCVMCAGAMVHGRVGRLVFGARDAKTGAAGSLIDVLSHPGMNHQVQVDEGVLAEECAAMLSDFFRQRRAEKKALRQQQQQGTSSAD; encoded by the coding sequence GTGAGCGACAATAACGATGAATTCTGGATGCGTCATGCGCTGACGCTGGCCCGCCGTGCCTGGCAGGAGGGCGAGGTGCCGGTCGGTGCGGTGCTGGTGCATGAAGGCCGGGTAATAGGCGAGGGCTGGAACCGGCCGATTGGCCACCACGACCCGACCGCCCACGCCGAGATTATGGCGCTGCGCCAGGGCGGCAAGGTGATTGAAAACTACCGCCTGCTGGATACTACCCTCTACGTCACCCTCGAGCCCTGCGTGATGTGCGCCGGGGCGATGGTGCACGGCCGGGTAGGGCGGCTGGTATTTGGCGCGCGCGATGCTAAAACCGGCGCGGCCGGCTCGCTGATCGACGTGCTCAGTCATCCGGGTATGAACCACCAGGTGCAGGTCGATGAAGGGGTGCTGGCAGAGGAGTGTGCCGCAATGCTCAGCGACTTTTTCCGCCAGCGTCGCGCCGAGAAAAAGGCGCTGCGCCAGCAGCAGCAGCAGGGCACGTCGTCAGCGGACTGA